In Aquiflexum balticum DSM 16537, a single genomic region encodes these proteins:
- a CDS encoding VOC family protein, which produces MAQAKITHIAVYVKNLKRSTDFYTGVFNFPELDEPFKDGLHTWLDIGNNLSMHIIQAPWEPVTINKINHICFSIPDMDGFIANLNKLGIEYEDWPGKKNTINIRPDGIKQIYIRDPDGYWLEINDEY; this is translated from the coding sequence ATGGCCCAGGCCAAAATCACCCATATTGCCGTTTATGTCAAAAACCTGAAAAGAAGCACTGATTTCTATACCGGTGTTTTTAATTTCCCTGAGTTGGACGAACCTTTTAAAGATGGATTACATACCTGGTTGGATATAGGCAACAATCTGTCCATGCATATTATTCAAGCACCTTGGGAACCTGTCACGATCAATAAAATCAACCATATCTGCTTCAGCATTCCTGATATGGATGGGTTCATAGCCAACTTAAATAAACTGGGAATTGAATATGAGGATTGGCCGGGAAAGAAAAATACCATCAACATCAGGCCTGATGGTATCAAACAGATTTATATCAGGGATCCTGATGGCTATTGGCTGGAGATAAATGATGAGTATTGA